The genomic window AGTTGCGGATGCTCAAAGGCATTGACATCCTGCTGGACGCCCTCGCGACCCTGCGCGGGCGCAATCTGCGGATCGTCATTGCTGGCGATGGCCCTGACCGGGACCACTTCATCGACCGGGCCTGCAACCTCGGCCTGGCACCCATGGTGACATTCCCCGGTGCGCTGCCCGCACGCGAGGTGTTTGCCTCCTCGAAAATGCTGGTGGTGCCGTCGCTGGCGGAGTCCCTGCCCTACATCGTTCTTGAGGCGCTGGCCGCAGCAATGCCGCTCGTGGCGACCAACTGTGGCGGCATTCCGGAAATCTTTGCCGATCGCGCTGACAGTCTTGTGCCGCCGGGCGATGCCCTGGCGCTGGCAGAGGCTCTTACGCGCACACTGGATGCGCCGGCCCAGGCAGACGCAGTTGCAAAGCAGATGCGCCAGGACATTGCGCACCGTTTTTCTGTCGGCACCATGGTGCGCGGCGTCGATGACGTTTATCGCACCGCGCTGACCGGTCTGCCGGTACGTGACGGCGTACCGCAGGTGATGATCCCCGCAACGCCGCATTCCGCCAACGGGGCCTGACATGTCTGCCACGGCAGTACATCCACCTGTGCACGCATCTCCACAGGCACCTGACCTGTCGTCGTCTGCGCGATGGAGCCAAAGTCTCGACATCGCCAACACGGCCTTTGCATCGGTATTGCTGTTCTGCCTGATGGCAAGCTCGCATTACGTGCTGCGCGAGCCCGCGCCGTACGACCTGATGATGGTCGCGACAGCGGGCATGCTGTTCATGCTGGGACTGCGCATCCCGGCAGGTGTAGCCCTGCCCTTTGGTCTCATGGCGCTGGTCCTGTGCGGCTACATGATCGGTGGGACGAATGCGCGATACATTGATCTGTCGATCACGTTTCTGCAGACCTCGACCTACCTGACCCTTACCTTTGCGTTTTACACCGCCGTCGTGGCGGCCTCCCCGGACAGGGCTTTGAAAGCCCTGTGGGGCGGGTACATTCTCGCAGGCCTGTGCGCGGCGTTTCTGGGCATCGGGGGCTATCTGGGATTCATTCCCGGCAGCGACATTCTGCTGGGCGCCGGGCGCGCCAAGGCCCTGTTTGAAGACCCCAACGTGTACGGACCATTTCTGGTGCCGCCGACGATCTATGCAATCTGGCGCATGACAACACGTGGTGTGGGACCGGCCGTCTTTTTCTGGGGCCCGATCGCCACCATCCTCGTGCTCGGACTGTTCCTCAGTTTCTCACGCGGCGCGTGGCTGCACATGATGCTCTCCGCCGGCGCTTTTGCAGTGCTGGCCGGCATGGCGCCGGAAACCCGTGGGCAACGCGGGCGCATCGTGATGATCGCCATGCTCCTTGGGGTCATGCTGACCCTTGCCATTGGCTGGGCAATCAGCATCCCCGAAGTCCGCGAGCTGCTGGAGCAGCGCCTTGGACTGCAGTCCTATGACACCAAGCAGGGCGGACGGTTCTCCGGCCAGTTTGAAGCCCTCAAGATGGCAATGCTCAATCCATTCGGGATTGGTCCCAACAACTGGGGCATGATTGCCGCCCAGGACACCCACAACGTCTATTTGAATGTTTTTGTCGGGGGCGGGTTCCTGAGCCTTGTAGGCCTTGTCGGCGCATTTGGCCTCACCGTGGTGCGCGGCTTCAGATATGCCATGACCGGCCCAAGGCGCGGTGTGTTCATCGTGGCCTTTGCAAGTTTCATCGGACTGATCGCTGAAGCCATCATCATCGACATCAACCACTGGCGGCATTTGTATCTGCTGATGGGCATGATGTGGGGTCTGATGCTGGCCGCACCACCTGCCGCCCACACGCGCCGCTAAAACAAACAGGCCGCGTCTGACATCACGTCAGACACGGCCCGCTAAGTGGCGTATCGCCGAATATGGTCGGAGCGGCCGGATTTGAACCGACGACCCCTTGTCCCCCAGACAAGTGCGCTACCAGGCTGCGCTACGCTCCGTTAGACCGCGACAGGACATGAATTCCTGCCGGGAGGGAGGCGGACTATAGGGGCGGTTCTGCCGATCCGCAACGCTATCTCCGCCAGAATTTGTGCTCAATTCAGGGTCAGAACCAGGTGGCCGCGCGGGCATTCTCAAGCTTGGCTTTGAGGCCTTCCAGCTCTTCCAGAAGCAGCTCAAGTTCAATCTGCTGGTCTTCTGTCAGCGGCACAGGAGGAAACGGTGCCGGGGCCACGTGCTGCGCCGGTTCGGGCGCAGGCGCCACATCTTCTTCGATGGCTGGTTCGGTGATCTCACCGGCCGCTTCCGCCTCGGCGAGTTCAGCTGCGTATTCCTCGCGGCCGATTTCACTCACATGGCGCACGCCCTGCTCGCGGAACACCTTCTGAACGCCCTTGATCGTGTAGCCGTCGTGATAAAGCAGCGTGCGAATGCCGCGCAGCAGATCAACATCTTCAGGCCGGTAGTAGCGGCGGCCACCACCACGCTTCAGCGGCTTGATCTGTGTGAATTTGGTTTCCCAGAAACGCAGCACGTGCTGAGGCACATCAAGGTCCATGGCGACCTCGGATATGGTTCTAAATGCGTCTGGTGACTTCTGCACGTTCATGGAACCCTCAGGCCCGGAATCGGGGCTCAACCGGGTTAGGCGACTTCAGGAGTATCAGAGCTCGGCGCGTCATCGCGCGGGGCGGACTTGTTGACCCGGTCCTTCAGCACATGGCTTGGACGGAACACCAGCACACGCCGTGGCTTGATGGGTACTTCTTCGCCGGTCTTGGGGTTACGCCCCACACGACCACCTTTTTCGCGCACGGAAAATGCGCCGAAGGACGAGACCTTGACGGTTTCACCCTGCTCAAGGCTGGACGAAATCTCTTCCAGCACCCGCTCGACAAAATCAGCGGATTCGTTGCGGGAAAGGCCGACTTCCTGATAGACGGCCTCGCTCAGATTTGCGCGTGTAAGTGTACGACTCATGGGTGCTTTTGTACTCCTCAAGCGGTCTTATCGCAAGCAGCTTAAATGCCGCAACCCCAATGCGGCCAATAGCTTAACTCAAAAAGTTAATGCATTCGCGCGGGTGATCTACCAGCGAATGAGCGCAGATCCCCACGTAAAGCCGCCGCCCATGGCCTCCAGCAGCACCATATCGCCCTGCTTGATGCGTCCATCCTTGACCGCCACATCCAGCGCCAATGGCACAGAGGCGGCAGATGTGTTGGCATGCTGCCCGACCGTCATCACCACGGTTTCAGGGGCAAGGCCGATGCGTTTGGCCGTCGCATCCAGAATGCGCTTGTTGGCCTGATGGGGCACAAACCAGTCAATATCCTTGGCCTCAAGGCCCGTTGCGTCCAGCGCCTCATCAATGGCTTCAGCAATGTTCACCACGGCGTGGCGAAACACTTCCTGGCCCTCCATCCGCAGATGACCCACGGAGCCCCGTGACGGACCACTGTCCACATAAAGCTTGCTGCGATGACGACCGTCAGAATGCAGATGAGTTGTCAGGACGCCGCGATCCGTATTGGACCCCTCGCCTTCGCCAGCCTGCAACACGATCGCGCCCGCGCCGTCGCCGAACAGAACTGCTGTCGTGCGGTCTTCCCAGTCGAGAATGCGCGAGAAGGTTTCAGCGCCGATGACCAGCACGTTCTTCGCCTGGCCCGCCTTGATGAAATTGTCCGCCGTCGCGACCGCGTACACAAAGCCCGAGCACACCGCCTGCATGTCAAACGCAAAGCCGCGCTCCATGCCCAGTGCGGCCTGCACGACCGTTGCCGTCGCCGGGAACGTGTCATCCGGTGTCGCCGTTGCCAGAATGATCAGGTCCAGATCATCCGCATGCACGCCCGCATTGGCCAGCGCATCCTTAGAGGCTGCAATGGCCAGATCGGAGGTCAGTTCACCGTCGGCAGCGATATGGCGCTGATGAATACCCGTGCGGGCGGTAATCCAGTCGTCAGACGTGTCCACCAACGTGGCCATCTCGGCATTGGTGATGATGCGCTCCGGCAGATACGCGCCGACGCCTTTTACGATTGAACGGATCATGCCGTGCTGGGCTCCGGTGTTGCTTCTGCCTGTTCGGCGGCGTCGTCGCGCCCGCCTTGAACCTGTTCCAGGTCGACGGCGATCTTCTTGATGATGTCGTTGCGGGCCATGTCGATGGCCAGGTCGAGTGCTGCGGCGATGCCTTCAGCCGTTGCTGACCCGTGGCTTTTGACGACAACCCCATTGAGCCCCAGAAACACGCCGCCATTCACGCGGCTTGGATCCATGCGCTGACGCAGGACATTGAACGCACCGCGCGCAAACAGATAACCGATGCGCGAGGCCAGTGACCGGCGCATGGCATTGGACAGATAGTCACCAATCAGCCGTGCCGTGCCTTCGGCGGTCTTGAGAGCGATGTTGCCGGTGAACCCGTCGGTCACCACGACATCCACCGTCCCTTTCGAGATGTCATCGCCTTCCACAAAGCCGGCAAACTCAAAGTCCAGATGGGTGGACCGCAGTGTTTCAGCGGCGGCCTTGATCTGCTCATTGCCCTTCATCTCTTCGGCACCGATGTTCAGCAGACCAACCGTCGGCTTGGGCTGGCCCAGCGCCGTGCGCGCCATGGCTTCCCCCATGATAGCGAAGTTCACCAGCGCATCATGCTCGGCAACCACATTGGCACCCACATCCAACACCACGGTTTCCCCGCGCATGGTGGGCCAGATCGCCGCCAAAGCCGGGCGGCTGATGCCCGGCATGGTGCGCAGGACCATCCGCGCCATGACGGTAAGCGCACCGGTGTTGCCACAGCTCACAGCCGCATGCGCCCGTCCCTGCTTTACCGCATCAATGGCCAGCCACATGCTGGAAACCTTGCGGCCCGCGCGCAGCGCCTGGCTCGGCTTGTCATCCATGGAGATGGCAACGTCCGTGTGGTGGATGGTGGAGACGGCCTTGAGCTCAGCGTCCGCATCCAGAAGCGGCTTTAGCTGCCCTTCGTCGCCGTGAAATTCGTAGCGAACATCGGGTTGGCGAACGCGAGCAATACTCGCCCCACTGACCACAGCTTCACATCCCAGATCGCCACCCATGGCATCCAGAGCGATGGTAATGCTGCTGGCCAATAAGAACTCCGCTTCAAATCAGTTGCCCGGCTGGCACGGGGACGAGACCCCGGCACCGGAACAGGAATGAATGCCTGCAGCGATAAATAGGAAGCGAATCCACCAAATAGGACCCCTGCGCAGGCGGCGTGCAACATAAAGCAACGCCGCAGCAACTCAACCTTGACACTAACTAATTGGTTTTATTGATCTTTGCCGTTGGGCTTCAAAGCCGCCAACGCAGCAAATGGAGACGGCTCCTCGGGCGTTGTCGCCTCTTCGGGAATCGCCGCGCCGGCCTTTCGCGGATAGGGATCAAGGGCCAGCGACAGATACTGAACGGTGACGTCGCCCGCATCGAAACAGGTTCCCGTCTCCCCGCCCAAAGGCTCCGGGGCATCGTCTTCCGGCGAGACATCAATCTCCTGACCCGGCTTGGGGTCATCGATCATCTTTGCCGGCAGGAACTTCACTTCGAACGCGTCACGCACCGTTGCGGGCACAGGCTCCAAGGTGACAACGCAGGTCTGCACCACATCAGCCTCGAACGTCGCTGTCATCCGCGCACCCGAGCCACGCCAGGGACGCACCGCGATGCGAATGTCAAAACGATCAATGGCCTGCAGACCAAGGCGCTCAGCAACGGCGGCCATCTCAGCTTCTGTCGGCCGGATGGGGCGTTCGATGCCGGTCGCAGGCAGGGATGCCACATCCACAACATAGGAGTACTCAGGCTCATGCGCGTCAGGGGAACCAGTGTCAGCCATGTGCACTCACCTTGGGAAAATCGACACGTCCGTCGCTGATGGCGTCAATCGACTGTGACGCCAGTGACGCCTGAGCCGCACGCAGATAGGACGCCAGCGCCGCCAGGCTATCGGGGGCAGCAGTTGCGTCCGCAAAAATGTTCCGGTCGATTGCCTCGATCAGCGCCACGTCATTGGGTTGGGCCAGTGCCTCATCATAGGCTTCGCCACGCCCATAGAACTTGGCGGCCATTTTCTGAATGCGCTTGCTGATGCCCATGTCACCCACACCCAGCTCCCGAAGCGCATGGTCCATGTCACGGAACATGTGGTCGAACAGGTCCTGAGACAATTCGCCCGCCGCCTCGCCCCCGTCACGCAGCCGCGCCACGACGAGATAGCAGTGCATCACCAGCATATCGAACCGCCCGTCCACGCTGTCCGGCACACCCAGAGCCGCATAGAAATGCGGGTCACGCGATTGCGTCATGATCGTGGTGTACAGCGCGTTCAGCACCGGCTGGTGGCTCTTGTCGGCCCGGAATGGGGCCAGTATGCGGTCTAAAACCATGGTCGTCCTCTCTGGCGCGCTCCAACATGTGAAGGCGCAGCCTGCATTAAGCCCAAATGACCCTCTTGCCAAGAAGGCCGCCGCTCTTCATGAATTGGCATATGATTTGGTGCGCCGGACGAAATCGTCGATATTTGTCTCAGCGCCCGCCATCCACGGAGAGTAAAGTGCGCAGGCAATCGTCAATTTCACTGTGGCTCAACAGCGCAGGCACCCGCAAAATCTTCACCCGCAAAACCCTCAAAGGATCCGCTTTGGCCGTCGTGCTGGCGGCAGGGCTGGCAGCATGCGTGCCCACAGTTACCCAGCGCGGTTACGTTCCCAACGAAGACCTGATCTCCGAAATCCGTGTCGGCATCGACAACAAGGACAGCGTGCTCAGCAGTTTTGGCTCCCCCTCCACCGTGTCCACTGTGGAAGGCGACTCCTGGTACTACATCTCGAGCATCCACGAACAGCTGATGTTCTACCGGGAAGAAGCGGTCGATCGTGAAATCGTCGCGGTCTATTTCGATGAAAACGAGAACGTCAAGCAGCTCGGTTACTACGGGCTTGAAGATGGCAAGATCGTGAACTTCATCAGCCAGGAAACACCAACCCGCGGCAAGGAACTCACCTTCCTGCAGCAGATGTTCGGCAACCTTGGCCGCTTCAGCGGTGCCACCCGTGCCGACCCGACACCGGGCCTCTAGCCTTTGCCTGAAATGACGCAGGTCCGGGAAGGTGGCTGTCGATGTGGACAGCTTCGCTTTCGGATGCCCTGGCCACCGATGATCACCATGGCGTGCCATTGTACCGGGTGTCAGCGGATGACCGGTGGTCCCTATTCACTCAGCGCCATGGTGGCCGGTGATGCCTTTGAGGTCACCAAGGGCCAGCCCGTTGTCGGCGGTCTCAAGGGCGACGAGATAGACCACATGTTCTGCCCCGACTGCATGAGCTGGGTCTTCACCCGGGTGATGGACGGCGCCTTCATCAATGTCCGCTCCCCGATGCTGGACGACACGTCTGGCACAGAGCCCTTCATTGAGAGCTATACATCCGAAAAACTCGACTGGGTCCAATTGAAGACGCCGCACAGTTTTGAAAAGTTTCCCGAGATGGATGACTACACAGCGATCATTCAGACTTATGCGGCGCAGCACGGCTGAGACCTGACGTGCCAGTGTCATGCACTGCTTGGATTGTCCGGTTAAACCGGACAATGGCGAGGCAGAGAAAGCAGTCGCTAAGAAAGGATCGGTGGCGAAACACCACACAACGCCATCCCACGGCTTGACCGGGGGATCCAGCTTCAGGGCCGGCTGTCCAGATAGTCCGCCCTCCTCAAAGAAAAAGGCGGCGCCCCAACCGGGACGCCGCCTTCTTTGTCTTGGATGGTCTGACGCTTAGTGAGCCAGAACGGCCAGCAGCAGCAGAGCCACGATGTTCGTGATCTTGATCATCGGGTTCACAGCCGGACCGGCAGTGTCCTTGTAGGGATCACCAACGGTATCGCCTGTGATGGCAGCCTTATGGGCATCAGAGCCCTTGCCGCCATGGGCACCGTCTTCAATCACCTTCTTGGCGTTATCCCACGCACCGCCACCGGCAGTCATGGAAATGGCCACGAAGAGGCCTGTCACGATCACGCCCAGGAGCATCGCGCCCAGAGCAGAGAACGCAGCTGACTTGTCGGCAACCGCAGAGATCACAAAGAACAATACGACCGGTGACAGAACCGGCAGCATTGACGGAATGATCATTTCGCGGATGGCAGCCTTGGTCAGCAGATCAACCGCCTGCTTGTAGTCTGGCTTTTCCGTACCCTGCATGATGCCTGGCTTTTCTTTGAACTGACGGCGCACTTCTTCAACGATGGCTGCAGCAGCACGGCCAACGGCCATCATGCCCATGGCACCGAAGAGGAATGGCAACATGCCGCCCATCAGCAGGCCAACCACGACGTAGGGGTTGGACAGCGAGAAGTCGACGCTGATGCCAGCGAAGTATGGATACAGTTCCGGGTTTGCTGCGAAGAATTTGATGTCCTCGGTGTAAGCCGCAAACAGCACCAGAGCGCCAAGACCAGCTGACCCAATGGCATAGCCCTTGGTCACAGCTTTTGTGGTGTTGCCAACCGCATCAAGCGCGTCAGTGGTCTTGCGGACGCTTTCGTCCAGCTCGGCCATTTCAGCAATACCGCCGGCGTTGTCGGTCACAGGACCAAACGCGTCGAGCGCCACAACCATGCCGGCAAGAGCCAGCATCGTGGAAACCGCAATGGCGATGCCGAAAAGACCTGCCAGATTGAAGGTCACAATGATGCCCGCAACGATAACGATGGCGGGAAGCGCTGTGGCTTCAAGCGAGACGGCCAGACCCTGGATCACGTTTGTGCCGTGACCGGAGACGGAAGCCTGAGCAACGGACTGCACAGGGCGGTAGTTGGTGCCCGTGTAGTACTCGGTGATCCAGATGATGAGACCGGTGATGACCAGACCGGCAATACCGCAAAGGTAAAGCGCCATGCCATCGAAGGTCAGACCATTGGTCAGCGTGTAGGACGTATCCAGACCAACCACTTCGTCAGTGACGAAGTAGAGAGCGATCAGCGAAAGCACTGCAGAGGCGATGAAGCCTTTGTAGAGCGCACCCATGATGCTGCCGTTGGACCCCAGCCGCACGAAGAACGTGCCGATGATCGACGTCACGATACAGGTCGCACCGATGACGAGCGGATAGATCATCATTGTTTCGCCAGCACCGCCGATGAAGAAGATCGAGGCCAGAACCATGGTGGCAACAATCGTCACCGCATAGGTTTCAAACAGGTCAGCCGCCATGCCCGCGCAGTCGCCCACGTTGTCGCCCACGTTGTCGGCGATGGTCGCAGGGTTGCGGGGATCATCTTCGGGAATGCCGGCTTCGATCTTGCCGACGAGGTCACCGCCAACATCCGCACCCTTGGTGAAGATGCCGCCGCCAAGACGGGCAAAGATGGAAATGAGTGACGCACCAAAGCCAAGCGCCACCAGCGCATCAATCACCTGACGTGAATTGGCCGCGTGACCCAGCGTGTCTGTCAGCACCGTGTAATAGACAGCCACACCCAGAAGGGCGAGACCGGCCACCAGCATGCCTGTAACAGCACCGGACTTGAACGCGATGTTCAGGCCGGCTGCGAGGCTTTCAGATGATGCCTGTGTTGTCCGGACGTTGGCACGCACGGACACGACCATGCCGATATAGCCGGCAACGCCGGACAGAATGGCACCGGCAGCAAAACCGACTGCTGTCAGCATGCCAAGCAGCGCCCAGACGATGCCAAAGATCACCACGCCTACGACGGCAACGGTTGAGTATTGGCGGTTAAGATATGCAGCTGCACCTTCCTGAATGGCGCCTGCAATTTCCTGCATGCGCGCATTACCCGGGCTCGCCGCCAGCACGGAGCGAATTGCCCACGCGCCATAGACGAGCGAAAGAGCGCCCGCGGCCAGAATGGCCATCATGGTTGTACTCATTTTCGGAATGTTCCCCTGACTAGGTCTGCCGGAGAGCCGACAGCCAATCTATTGGTTTGTATTTCGACGGGTGAAGCCCTGTAAGGCAGCGCCGGACCGCATCCGGTGCAACCAACCCCTCCCCCGCGTTTGATGGCGCCACAATGCCAAAGGTCCCCGGCCAAGGCAACCGGCGTTAACAGTTTGAAACCATGCGCGGAAACCGCGGGATTGAGGCACTTACAGGGCTGTCAGGGAGCGTCAATCACCATCCACGACCAGGTCACGCCAGCAGCCTTGTTGCCGGCCTGAACGGACTCCGTGTACCGGGTAAAGCGCAGGGTGAGCCCGCAGTCATGTGCCAGGGCCTGCGTCTCAGCGTCGGTACCGCCGAAGACCGCGCGGCTGGCAGCGCCCGGACCATGCCGCACGGACATTGCCATTGCCGCCTGCGGCGCCATCAAGGAGCGCAATGTGGCCATCGCAGCGGCGCGCGTGGCTGTCTCTATGTGCTGCCAGACGGCACTCAGAAGCACAAAATCATAGGGTTCCCCTAGGGACACCGCAGCATCAAGACCGGGCAGCGCGGCATCCAGCCATCTGATCCCGGCATCCGCATATGTTTGAGCAGCAGCCTGCCGGAAGGCTTCCACCGGCTCACAGGCCGTGACCGCATGTCCCTGCGCTGCAAACCAGGCCGGGTTGCGACCAGCCCCCGCGCCCACATCCAGAACACGGCACGGGGATGTCGGCAGCACATCAAGGATGGGGCCAAGCACACTGTCGGTTGGAATAGACTTGAACCGGGTGATGAGTTCGGCAGCCGCCGCTTCATATCCCTCAATCACCTCGATCGACATCACCGCTTCCTCGATGTGGGTGGACATCAAAGCGTGGGCGATTCGCCGAGGAATAAAAACCTCAGCGGCACTCAGAAGTGTCGATAGCCCATCTTAGGGACATCGAGAGCCATACCCTGCCCGTCGACAACGCTGACCTCGCCCGCCTTGCCCGGTGCCAGGTCCCCAATCCGGGTCACCGGCGTTTCGGTGTCCCCGGAGGCTTCGGCAATCGCCTCTGCGGCATCAGCGGGGGCCGCAAACAGGATTTCATAATCATCGCCCGCACCCAGAAGGGACAGATGCAGCGACCGGTCTTTTTTCACGACCCGGGTTGCCGAGGATGACAGCGGTACGCGATCAAAGTCGATCCGCGCCGCCAGACCCGAGGCGTCAGCCAGATGGCCGGCATCGGCAATCAGACCATCGGATACGTCCAAAGAGGCGGAGGCAAAACCCGAAAGCTTGCGGCCAAAATCCGCCCTTGGCTGCGGCAGACGATAGCGCCCCTCCAGGCGCGTGCGGGTCCCAAGGGCGACCGCCCCCAGCTCACCCCGCAAGATCCTGAGACCAAGCCCGGCGTCTCCGATGGTGCCGGTGACATAAAGACCGTCGCCAGCCATGGCGCCCGCGCGTGTGACCATGCCCCCCTCGCCCAGCCTGCCGATGGCAGTCAAAGAAAAAGTGTCGGGGCCAGGTGTCCGAACAGTGTCCCCGCCGATGAGAAC from Candidatus Phaeomarinobacter ectocarpi includes these protein-coding regions:
- a CDS encoding integration host factor subunit alpha, which gives rise to MSRTLTRANLSEAVYQEVGLSRNESADFVERVLEEISSSLEQGETVKVSSFGAFSVREKGGRVGRNPKTGEEVPIKPRRVLVFRPSHVLKDRVNKSAPRDDAPSSDTPEVA
- a CDS encoding beta-ketoacyl-ACP synthase III, with product MIRSIVKGVGAYLPERIITNAEMATLVDTSDDWITARTGIHQRHIAADGELTSDLAIAASKDALANAGVHADDLDLIILATATPDDTFPATATVVQAALGMERGFAFDMQAVCSGFVYAVATADNFIKAGQAKNVLVIGAETFSRILDWEDRTTAVLFGDGAGAIVLQAGEGEGSNTDRGVLTTHLHSDGRHRSKLYVDSGPSRGSVGHLRMEGQEVFRHAVVNIAEAIDEALDATGLEAKDIDWFVPHQANKRILDATAKRIGLAPETVVMTVGQHANTSAASVPLALDVAVKDGRIKQGDMVLLEAMGGGFTWGSALIRW
- a CDS encoding GFA family protein; the encoded protein is MACHCTGCQRMTGGPYSLSAMVAGDAFEVTKGQPVVGGLKGDEIDHMFCPDCMSWVFTRVMDGAFINVRSPMLDDTSGTEPFIESYTSEKLDWVQLKTPHSFEKFPEMDDYTAIIQTYAAQHG
- a CDS encoding outer membrane protein assembly factor BamE, whose translation is MRRQSSISLWLNSAGTRKIFTRKTLKGSALAVVLAAGLAACVPTVTQRGYVPNEDLISEIRVGIDNKDSVLSSFGSPSTVSTVEGDSWYYISSIHEQLMFYREEAVDREIVAVYFDENENVKQLGYYGLEDGKIVNFISQETPTRGKELTFLQQMFGNLGRFSGATRADPTPGL
- a CDS encoding O-antigen ligase family protein — its product is MSATAVHPPVHASPQAPDLSSSARWSQSLDIANTAFASVLLFCLMASSHYVLREPAPYDLMMVATAGMLFMLGLRIPAGVALPFGLMALVLCGYMIGGTNARYIDLSITFLQTSTYLTLTFAFYTAVVAASPDRALKALWGGYILAGLCAAFLGIGGYLGFIPGSDILLGAGRAKALFEDPNVYGPFLVPPTIYAIWRMTTRGVGPAVFFWGPIATILVLGLFLSFSRGAWLHMMLSAGAFAVLAGMAPETRGQRGRIVMIAMLLGVMLTLAIGWAISIPEVRELLEQRLGLQSYDTKQGGRFSGQFEALKMAMLNPFGIGPNNWGMIAAQDTHNVYLNVFVGGGFLSLVGLVGAFGLTVVRGFRYAMTGPRRGVFIVAFASFIGLIAEAIIIDINHWRHLYLLMGMMWGLMLAAPPAAHTRR
- a CDS encoding MerR family transcriptional regulator — protein: MNVQKSPDAFRTISEVAMDLDVPQHVLRFWETKFTQIKPLKRGGGRRYYRPEDVDLLRGIRTLLYHDGYTIKGVQKVFREQGVRHVSEIGREEYAAELAEAEAAGEITEPAIEEDVAPAPEPAQHVAPAPFPPVPLTEDQQIELELLLEELEGLKAKLENARAATWF
- a CDS encoding class I SAM-dependent methyltransferase, whose amino-acid sequence is MSTHIEEAVMSIEVIEGYEAAAAELITRFKSIPTDSVLGPILDVLPTSPCRVLDVGAGAGRNPAWFAAQGHAVTACEPVEAFRQAAAQTYADAGIRWLDAALPGLDAAVSLGEPYDFVLLSAVWQHIETATRAAAMATLRSLMAPQAAMAMSVRHGPGAASRAVFGGTDAETQALAHDCGLTLRFTRYTESVQAGNKAAGVTWSWMVIDAP
- a CDS encoding ubiquinol-cytochrome C chaperone family protein — encoded protein: MVLDRILAPFRADKSHQPVLNALYTTIMTQSRDPHFYAALGVPDSVDGRFDMLVMHCYLVVARLRDGGEAAGELSQDLFDHMFRDMDHALRELGVGDMGISKRIQKMAAKFYGRGEAYDEALAQPNDVALIEAIDRNIFADATAAPDSLAALASYLRAAQASLASQSIDAISDGRVDFPKVSAHG
- the thiL gene encoding thiamine-phosphate kinase, whose amino-acid sequence is MAQQDGNSETEFDLIARLFAPLSDSPHGLNLTDDVGLVPDTDGRSCITSDMIVAGVHFLADDPADQIAQKLVRVNISDLAAKGAQPVGCLLSAAFNQQRDISWLEAFANGLAEDMSAFGLVLIGGDTVRTPGPDTFSLTAIGRLGEGGMVTRAGAMAGDGLYVTGTIGDAGLGLRILRGELGAVALGTRTRLEGRYRLPQPRADFGRKLSGFASASLDVSDGLIADAGHLADASGLAARIDFDRVPLSSSATRVVKKDRSLHLSLLGAGDDYEILFAAPADAAEAIAEASGDTETPVTRIGDLAPGKAGEVSVVDGQGMALDVPKMGYRHF
- the plsX gene encoding phosphate acyltransferase PlsX, which translates into the protein MASSITIALDAMGGDLGCEAVVSGASIARVRQPDVRYEFHGDEGQLKPLLDADAELKAVSTIHHTDVAISMDDKPSQALRAGRKVSSMWLAIDAVKQGRAHAAVSCGNTGALTVMARMVLRTMPGISRPALAAIWPTMRGETVVLDVGANVVAEHDALVNFAIMGEAMARTALGQPKPTVGLLNIGAEEMKGNEQIKAAAETLRSTHLDFEFAGFVEGDDISKGTVDVVVTDGFTGNIALKTAEGTARLIGDYLSNAMRRSLASRIGYLFARGAFNVLRQRMDPSRVNGGVFLGLNGVVVKSHGSATAEGIAAALDLAIDMARNDIIKKIAVDLEQVQGGRDDAAEQAEATPEPSTA
- a CDS encoding sodium-translocating pyrophosphatase is translated as MSTTMMAILAAGALSLVYGAWAIRSVLAASPGNARMQEIAGAIQEGAAAYLNRQYSTVAVVGVVIFGIVWALLGMLTAVGFAAGAILSGVAGYIGMVVSVRANVRTTQASSESLAAGLNIAFKSGAVTGMLVAGLALLGVAVYYTVLTDTLGHAANSRQVIDALVALGFGASLISIFARLGGGIFTKGADVGGDLVGKIEAGIPEDDPRNPATIADNVGDNVGDCAGMAADLFETYAVTIVATMVLASIFFIGGAGETMMIYPLVIGATCIVTSIIGTFFVRLGSNGSIMGALYKGFIASAVLSLIALYFVTDEVVGLDTSYTLTNGLTFDGMALYLCGIAGLVITGLIIWITEYYTGTNYRPVQSVAQASVSGHGTNVIQGLAVSLEATALPAIVIVAGIIVTFNLAGLFGIAIAVSTMLALAGMVVALDAFGPVTDNAGGIAEMAELDESVRKTTDALDAVGNTTKAVTKGYAIGSAGLGALVLFAAYTEDIKFFAANPELYPYFAGISVDFSLSNPYVVVGLLMGGMLPFLFGAMGMMAVGRAAAAIVEEVRRQFKEKPGIMQGTEKPDYKQAVDLLTKAAIREMIIPSMLPVLSPVVLFFVISAVADKSAAFSALGAMLLGVIVTGLFVAISMTAGGGAWDNAKKVIEDGAHGGKGSDAHKAAITGDTVGDPYKDTAGPAVNPMIKITNIVALLLLAVLAH
- a CDS encoding YceD family protein is translated as MADTGSPDAHEPEYSYVVDVASLPATGIERPIRPTEAEMAAVAERLGLQAIDRFDIRIAVRPWRGSGARMTATFEADVVQTCVVTLEPVPATVRDAFEVKFLPAKMIDDPKPGQEIDVSPEDDAPEPLGGETGTCFDAGDVTVQYLSLALDPYPRKAGAAIPEEATTPEEPSPFAALAALKPNGKDQ